In Nocardioides jishulii, the DNA window ATGACCGGGGTGGGGATGCTGGCATGCCCGCCCGTCAACTCCAACGTCTTTCTTGGGTCTGCCTCGGTCAACGGTGCCGACTGGGATTCCGCCCTGCGCGTTCTCGACGGTATGGGCTGGGAGGTACTCGGAGACGAGAACGGTTTGCCCGTGGTCGAGGGCGTTGGCCACAACGGTGGGGAAGTTGTGGCGCTCTACGGGCGTGCCCCCATCACTTCGCGTCCCGACATGAGCGAGATCGCCGAGGCTGGCGCTGCGCTGGCCTCTATCGCACTCGCTGAAAAGTTCTGAGTCGTGGGACGCCCCAAGGCCCTGCCGTGGACGCTCGGCACGATCAAGTTCGCGCCTCATCCCACACGCGACAAGGCGGTGCAGGCGCGTGGTTCCTATCGAAACGACAATGGGCAGCGCAAAGACGTAACGGCGAGCGGAGGGACTGAGGCCGCTGCGCGGCGAGCGTTGCAGACCAAGGTCAATGCTGCTCGGGACGAATTCCAGGGTGGAGACGACGTACTCCAGTCGAGCACCACGGTCGAGCGAGCGGCTGCGGTGTGGCTCGATTGGAAGAGCCGGGAGCATCTGCGAGCCAGCACGTTGGGCGAGTATGCCGGGTATGTGCGCAAGACCATCAAGGGCAGCGCGCTGGCTGGCCTGCCGCTCACTGAGGCGAACAACGTAGCGAGGATCGAAGCGTGGCTTGCTGCCGTGGCAGACGAGCGAGGCGGCACAGCGGCATCTCAGGCGCGCAAGGTGTTGGGAGGAGTTCTGCAACTCGCGGAGCGACGAGGAGCGATCCCGGCGAGCGTGATGCACCGAGTGAAGACCCCGAACCCCAAGCCGGGATCGGTTGGCGACCGGAAGTGTCGGGATGAGGACTGTGACCTTGACTGCGGAAAGCGGCACCTAGATACCGAGCGAGCGTTCACCGCTGCCGAGGCGATCAAGGTCCAGGCTGTTGCTGATGCCAGCCGGGCCGATCTCGGCGACCTTGCGGCGTTCCTGTTCGGCACGGGAGCGCGCATTTCCGAGGCGTTGCACTGCACCGCGTGGTCAGGCGTCGACCTAGGAGCTCAGACAGTCCGTGTGCGGGGGACGAAGACCGCCAATGCCGACCGCATGCTCTCCCTGTCGGACGATCTGGTCGAGCGACTGAGTGACCGCGCGGGGTTGCATGGAACCGAGGGGCTCGTGTTCGGTACGACCCGCTACGCGAGCAAGGCCGGTGAGCCCAGGAATACCAACAACGTCCTGAAGTCGCTGCGGACGGTGTTCGCCAACGCCGGTGTTCCGTGGGCTGGCTCCCACACGTTCCGCCGAACCGTCGCCACGTGGATGGATGAGGCCGGGGCACCGCTGGCGGAGATTGCCAACCAGTTGGGCCACGCAGACGTGAACGTAACCGCTGGCTACCTTGGCCGCACCGCTCAGCCGACCCGAGCGGCCAGCATCATGGTGCTACCCGCTATACCCGATTCTCGATCACTTGTCACGAGAATTGAGTAAAAACTCCGTGCACACCTGTGGTTCCGCTTGCCATCTATTGGGGAGCGATCGTAGCGTGATCCCAACATCTAGTAGTTACACCGATGTGTTTCGCCACTTCGGAACTAGATGTAGTGGTCGCCCGATCACGCCAAACCCGAGAAAGAAACGAGAACCACCATGACCGATGCCCAGATTCGACGTTCGGCGAACGGCCAGTACTTCGTTCGCGTGGTTGCTAGCAACGGAGCGATCCTCGCGCACAGCGAGAACTACCGCGCCAAGGCCGACGCCACCAACTGCGCACGCCTCTTGGCCAACGGAGGTGGGGCCAGTGACTGGACCTGAGGGGTCTAGGTAAGTGAGCGAGGCCCACGCAATCCAGGTGTTTCAAGGTCACCTGGAGGCGTGGGCCTTCGCATACCCTTTGTAGTGCCCGTCGAGGCTCGTTGCAAGCCTCCGGAGGCGTTTCTTGGGAATAAGTCGGGAATGCGGCACCGTTAAGATTGGCCCCCAACCTGTTTGCGCAGGTCAGGGGCCAATTCAGTAGGCCCCGTGGGACTCGAACCCACAACCAACGGATTAAAAGTCCGGAGCTCTGCCAATTGAGCTAGAGGCCCGGGGGTTCTACGGTTTAATCGACGGAACCTTCTACGGTTCCCTCTATTCAACGGTTGAACCACCGTGGCGACAGCGTACCGGCATGGGGTTTGCGCGGATGCGCGGCTGCCCGCGCTTCGTTGAGGCATGCGCGGGCCGCCGGGGTGTGCGCCCTCAGGCGGCGTTTCGGAAGTCAAAGTCGATGGGTGTCGAGTTGAGTGCTTGCCGTTGTGGCGCCACCGTGTCGAGGTAGGCGTAGAGGCGGTTGAGGTGACGCGCCTTGACCCTGGGGAGTCGAGGCTCCGAGAAGCAGGGACTCGTTGATCTTCTTGAGGTTCTGGGGCAGTACTCACCGACCGACGAGGCTGTTGCGCAGGCGATCCTCGGGCCCGACGGGCGCCACCACACTTCCGTCAGGCTCGACCCCATCGCCCACACCCCTGCGGAACCCTGCGGAACAGCCTTCAGCCGATGGCCAAGGCCGTAACACTGGGGCCATGGCAGCAGTGGACCCCGAAGACATCGAAGCCGGGGGCATCGAAACGGCGACATCGTCGGCGTCACCGTCGACCTTGCGGGCCGGGCGGCGCCTGGTGCTGGTAGCGCTGCACCTGCTCGTCGCCGTTGTGCTCGGCGTCTTCTCCGACGTTGGCACCGGCTGGGGCCAGCAGTGGGTGTACGTGGCCATGGCCGCCACCCCGTGGGTGGTACTGGTGTTCAGCGCTGGACGCACTAGCGGCCTTTCCTGGTCCCCCCTTGGGGGCGCTCTCACTCTCGTGGCCGGGCTCGCTGGGTACTACTTGTGGCTGCACTGGGGGCAAGGGGTCTCAGCCGAAACCCTCTTGGGCAACGGCTTCAACGGCGCGGTCTGGCTCGGGCTCGGTGCGGCCGTCGGGGCGTTGGCCGGTCTCGTAGGAGGGTGCACGCGACTCCCGCAGCCGTGGTCAGATTTCGCTTGGGCCGGAGTCGTCGCAACCCCGATCGTCGAAGCCCTTCTCCTTGCCTCCTACGGCACGGATCCGCCTGTGCTCAGCGCGGTGCTGATCTGGAGCCCAGTGGCGATCGCGCTCGTGGCGTGGGCACTCCGGAGCGGCGCGCGTGCTCGCGCTCTCGCCGTAATGGTTCCCATCGCCTGCCTTGTCCTGTGGCAGGTAGAGGTCACCATCATCCAAGAGGTGCTCGGCCGCCGGAACTAATCGGTGGTGGCCCAATCTTGGCACGATGTCATGGCTGGGTCATCGCCGTCGGCTGGGGTCAGCGGTTCTGGCGCCGGACCATTCCGGCGATGAGTTCACGCACCTGCGCGGCGGAGAGCGGGTGATTGGCGCCGACGTTGTCGTCCACCAGGACTCCAGGCATGGCGAGAACCCCGAAGGGCGAAGGACATCGCCACCGAGTGTTTGAGGAACGAGGTCGACATTGAGGTACAGGTCGACGTGCGCCGAGTACGGACGTTCCCGAAGTCTCTGCGGCGCGTTCTTGCGAGGGCGTATGACGTGCTGAGGGCAGCGCGCTGGCTGAAACACATGAAGGTGTTTCCGCACGTCCCAGTTAAACCGTAGAACCCCCAGAGGCCCGGGGTATGGAAACAACCCTCGGAAGGACGCAAGGTCGAACCACACGCCGTGGGGTCAGCGTAGCCAGAGCGGCCACGGAGGCGGTCAACCGGGCAAGGGATGCGGCCTGAATTCGTCGAGCCGACCTTCGAGTTGTTCGAGGGCTCGTCTCTGCTGTTCGTTGAAGATGGCGCTGGCGTACTCCGAGACGAGGTCGGCTGTTGCGGCGAGCTCGATCGGCGGTTCTGCCGCGGCGAAGTCTTCGATCACAGCGGTGAAGGTCGTCATGAAGTCCTCGATCAGATCGGAGACGTCTCGCTGGGTGCTGTCGGGTCCGAGTTGGGCAAAGCGTTCGGAGATGGCGGCCACCTTCGGGGCGAGTCCTGGCGCGCTGAGCCGCTGGTAGAAGCTGGCAAGATGCGGCAAGCCGTCCTCGCCGACAAGGTGGGCCAGCAGCACAGACTGATCGCGGTCGAGCTTCACCATTTCCGGCGACAGGCCCGAGGCGGCGAACAGGGCGAGGAATGGGGCCAGCTCGGGTGGAAGGTCTGGGGCTGCGTTGTGATCGCGGAGGCGCGCGATCAGGTCTCGTTGTGTGGTGAGGTGGTCGATCTGTCCAGCCAGTTCCGCGTCCAGCTCATTGAGCAGCCCCTGGGCGTCGTCGTCGGAGTCATCGAGAAGGTCAGGCATTCTCTCCAGCGGTATGCCGAGGGAGGCGAGGCGCTTGATCCGCAGGACACGGATCAAGTCTTGGACGTCGTACTCTCGGTAACCGTTGCTGCGACGCTCGGGCTCCGCGAGAACACCGACGTGATGGTAGTGACGCAGTGCGCGGACAGTCACTCCGGAGAGTCGCGCCAACTCGCTGCTACGCACGGCCCGCCTCCGCCTTCTCGCCTCTCACTGCCTCTTCGCACTGGGGTTCAAGATTACGCAAAGACCCTGCAGACACGCCGAGGACGAGGGCGACCAGCCACAGCGAGGTGAGCAGCACGGCTGCGACATTCACCCCGGCGAGCTCGGTCAGTACCGCGGCGGCGACGATCCCGACCGGTGGGGCTGCGGTGATGATCGCGTTCTGTGTCCCCATGATCCGTCCCCGCATCTGCTCGGGGACTCGCTCGATCATCAGCACTCCGACCAAGCTGCCGAACAGTCCACTGGACAGCCCGACAACGAACGCCCCGGCGAGCACCACCCACACTGAGGAAAGGGGGGCAATGAGGCCGAACCCAAGAGTGCTGCCGAACAACCCGGCCAGGAACCACATTCGCCGAGGACCCCTCGTCCCGGCCACTGCGTAGACCGTTCCGCCGACGAGCATCCCACCAGCCAGGGCGGTGAGAACGAACCCGAGCATTCCTGGCTGCGCGACCAGTGTGAAGAAGACCGGCAGGATCAGCCCTTGCAGGGAGGCCAGCACGATCACCGACACCACACTGAGTGTCGTCGTGACCAGCAGAAATGGGCTGCGGAACAGCACCCGCCACCCGTCACGCAGTTGTGACCACCCGCTCCCGGACATCGCCGCCGCTGAGCCGTCCGGGGTGACGATCGTTCCGACCCGGTGTGGGATGAGCAACGTGAGAAGCGCGGCGACCAGCGAGGTGGCCGCAGTGATCCACAGCACCTGGGACCCGTCGAAGAGCACCATGAGCGTGCCCGCGATCGCGGGGCCGAGGAGCAGCGCCACTGCGCCCAACGCCTCGCGGATGCCCATGAGCCGTTCCGCAGAGTTCCCGCTGTGACGCACGATCGCCGGTAACAGCGCATCCCTCGCTGTCAATCCAGGTACGTCACCCAGAGAACCGATGATGCCAAACAGAATGAACCACCCCACGCTCAGACCCGCAATCATGTCGATCAGCGGGAGAGCTGCGATCGCTGCCGCCGACACAAGATCGGTCACGACCGACGATGTACGGCGGTTGATGTTGTCGATCACCATCCCCATCAGCAGGCCAGCGAGCACCGCAGGGATCGCGGTCGCTGCGGCAACGGCACCCGCGCCCAGGACGCTGCCGGTTACCTGCAGCACGATCAGTGGCAGAGCAACCCCAGCGATCGAGTTGCCAAGCAGGGACAGCAGATAGGACGCCAGATACGCGGAGGGAATGAGCTTCATGCATCCAGTCAGAACCATGACGCAGGGGCGGGGTCAAGCGCCGAGCGGGCGAGCGCACCATCCAGGGCGAAGCAGCCTCGTCCGCCCTGGCCGACACCAGCACCCTGACCCGCTGAATCTCTCACTGAGAGTGTCCCTGGTGGTGTCCGGCCGCGGTCACGTGGCGGGCCTCACCTCTACCACCCTGCTGCTTCCCACAGGGCTGACCGGGCTTGAGCCGTTGCCGACAATGGATCACGACCCGCCACAGGACCGAGTCGTCGTGTGAGACCAGTATCCCCCCGAGAGAGACCCGTGTCCGACCTGTTCAGCGCCACCCCCACGACCCTCACGAAGGCCAAGAAGCAGGACAAGTGGGCCCCCTAGACCTACCGGAAAGGCCCGGTCGTCCTGAAGGGCAAGGACCGGCTCATCGCCTCCCGCTTCTCGTACGGCCTCACTCCGGCGTTGGCCAAGCAGGTCCGCAAGGCGGGCGGAGCACCTGCTGCACCCGTGGGCGATGGTCACAGGCCGCATTGCCGAGGCGGGCACGAGCGCCTTCTCCTCGACCCCGGCCCGTCTGCCCTACCGGGACCTGCGGGCGTACTCCGCGTCCATGCCTCCGCTGGTCACGCCCGCCCCCTGACCGCCCAAGCCCATGGCGGTACTTGATGAGGTTCGCGACGGCGAGCAGGCCCATCAACTCGACAGTTGCCTCAGCGTTGGCGCCACACCACCCCGGCGGCGCCGCCACCCCGGCGTACGGGCTCGGCGACGGCGGTCATCCGACCTCGTCGGTCGAACTCGATCGCGGTGGCAGCCCCGATCTCGGCAGCACTCGTGAAGCTGTCGCCGGACGGGACGAGCCGGTGGCCCAACGCGGTGAGCGGTGGGCCGTAGCGGTCGATGAAGGCGGGCTCGGCCGTCACGTTGGCGGTGTTGCGCTGCGTGGCGCGCGGCGCAGCGATCGCCTCGGGGATGCTCAGGCCCAGGTCGATCCGGTTCACGAGCATCTGGAGCACGGTCGTGATGATCGTGGACCCGCCGGGCGACCCGAGCGCCAGGAACGGCTTGCCCTGGCGCAGCACGATCGTGGGCGACATCGACGAGCGCGGACGCTTGCCGGGCTGGATCCGGTTGGGATCGTCGGCGTCGTACACGGTCGAGAAGTCGGTGAGCTCGTTGTTGAGCAGGAACCCGTGGCCGGGCACGACCTGGCCCGAGCCGCCGGTCTGCTCGATCGTCAACGTGTAGGCCACGACGTTGCCCCACCGGTCGGCCACGGTCAGGTGGGTGGTGGAGATGTTCTCGGTGTCCGCGTCGACCTCGCCGGCGCGGGCGCGGTCGTCGCACACCCCGTCGTACGAGGTC includes these proteins:
- a CDS encoding tyrosine-type recombinase/integrase encodes the protein MGRPKALPWTLGTIKFAPHPTRDKAVQARGSYRNDNGQRKDVTASGGTEAAARRALQTKVNAARDEFQGGDDVLQSSTTVERAAAVWLDWKSREHLRASTLGEYAGYVRKTIKGSALAGLPLTEANNVARIEAWLAAVADERGGTAASQARKVLGGVLQLAERRGAIPASVMHRVKTPNPKPGSVGDRKCRDEDCDLDCGKRHLDTERAFTAAEAIKVQAVADASRADLGDLAAFLFGTGARISEALHCTAWSGVDLGAQTVRVRGTKTANADRMLSLSDDLVERLSDRAGLHGTEGLVFGTTRYASKAGEPRNTNNVLKSLRTVFANAGVPWAGSHTFRRTVATWMDEAGAPLAEIANQLGHADVNVTAGYLGRTAQPTRAASIMVLPAIPDSRSLVTRIE
- a CDS encoding MerR family transcriptional regulator, which translates into the protein MRSSELARLSGVTVRALRHYHHVGVLAEPERRSNGYREYDVQDLIRVLRIKRLASLGIPLERMPDLLDDSDDDAQGLLNELDAELAGQIDHLTTQRDLIARLRDHNAAPDLPPELAPFLALFAASGLSPEMVKLDRDQSVLLAHLVGEDGLPHLASFYQRLSAPGLAPKVAAISERFAQLGPDSTQRDVSDLIEDFMTTFTAVIEDFAAAEPPIELAATADLVSEYASAIFNEQQRRALEQLEGRLDEFRPHPLPG
- a CDS encoding MFS transporter translates to MKLIPSAYLASYLLSLLGNSIAGVALPLIVLQVTGSVLGAGAVAAATAIPAVLAGLLMGMVIDNINRRTSSVVTDLVSAAAIAALPLIDMIAGLSVGWFILFGIIGSLGDVPGLTARDALLPAIVRHSGNSAERLMGIREALGAVALLLGPAIAGTLMVLFDGSQVLWITAATSLVAALLTLLIPHRVGTIVTPDGSAAAMSGSGWSQLRDGWRVLFRSPFLLVTTTLSVVSVIVLASLQGLILPVFFTLVAQPGMLGFVLTALAGGMLVGGTVYAVAGTRGPRRMWFLAGLFGSTLGFGLIAPLSSVWVVLAGAFVVGLSSGLFGSLVGVLMIERVPEQMRGRIMGTQNAIITAAPPVGIVAAAVLTELAGVNVAAVLLTSLWLVALVLGVSAGSLRNLEPQCEEAVRGEKAEAGRA
- a CDS encoding DUF1508 domain-containing protein codes for the protein MTDAQIRRSANGQYFVRVVASNGAILAHSENYRAKADATNCARLLANGGGASDWT